One genomic region from Sphingomonas paeninsulae encodes:
- a CDS encoding YfcC family protein: MSEAHKPVIPASRPQRHGALDPVLMMLAAMLLAIALTWIIPSGRHDRTSEKENAPVVAGTYRELPKSLGIDGLIPREARPNVARPVSPVALATAIPEGLKRSAPLIFMILMLGGMFGVLRATGALDAGIQRLIGISRGDIRILVPVLMVALSAGSTFLGLISEYLLLIPIVIAIAEKLGRSRMFGFALVTLAAKIGYLASVTSPVALLIAQPIVGVPVFSGLGFRLAIWLSFLAIAIFVVLRAGRVKTAPEPIETEPLSHRHLAILLIAGTAIAALVYGSIKLGWDDGEFSALFLASSAAMAAVARLKPAAAAHIFVDGMRMMMLAALLVGMGRAVEVILREGQILDTIIEAVSVQIKGLSPIIVAPIVMGVEMVLTLLIPSTSAKAALSIPVLGPIAASAGVSGQSTVLAFLLGNGLVNMLAPTSGMLLAYLAAAGIPYNQWFRFAFPLFLLLTGLSVLVMMLAVVIGY, from the coding sequence ATGTCGGAAGCACACAAACCGGTAATTCCGGCCAGTCGCCCCCAGCGCCACGGCGCACTCGATCCCGTGTTGATGATGCTCGCGGCGATGCTGCTGGCAATCGCGCTGACCTGGATCATCCCGTCGGGCCGCCACGACCGTACTTCCGAAAAGGAAAATGCGCCGGTCGTCGCGGGGACGTATCGCGAATTGCCGAAGTCGCTCGGCATTGACGGACTGATCCCGCGTGAAGCGCGACCCAATGTCGCCCGGCCGGTCAGTCCGGTGGCTCTGGCGACCGCGATCCCCGAAGGGCTGAAACGCTCCGCACCGCTGATCTTCATGATCCTGATGCTGGGCGGCATGTTCGGCGTCCTGCGTGCGACCGGAGCCCTCGACGCAGGCATACAGCGGCTGATCGGCATCAGTCGGGGCGATATCCGCATCCTGGTTCCGGTTCTGATGGTCGCGCTGTCTGCGGGCAGCACGTTTCTGGGCCTGATATCCGAATATCTTTTGCTGATCCCAATCGTGATCGCCATCGCCGAAAAACTTGGGCGCAGTCGGATGTTCGGGTTCGCGCTCGTGACCCTCGCTGCCAAGATCGGCTATCTTGCATCGGTGACAAGCCCTGTGGCGTTGCTGATCGCCCAGCCGATCGTCGGCGTCCCCGTATTCAGCGGCCTTGGCTTTCGGCTCGCAATCTGGCTTTCCTTCCTCGCCATCGCGATCTTCGTCGTATTGCGCGCCGGTCGCGTAAAGACTGCCCCCGAACCGATTGAAACCGAGCCTCTTTCGCATCGCCACCTCGCAATCCTGTTGATCGCGGGCACAGCAATCGCGGCGCTTGTCTATGGCTCGATCAAGCTTGGCTGGGACGACGGAGAGTTTTCCGCGCTGTTCCTCGCTTCATCGGCGGCGATGGCCGCCGTGGCCCGGCTAAAACCCGCCGCCGCCGCGCATATCTTCGTCGATGGTATGCGGATGATGATGCTCGCCGCGTTGCTGGTGGGCATGGGCCGCGCGGTCGAGGTGATCCTTCGCGAGGGACAGATACTCGACACGATCATCGAGGCCGTCTCGGTACAGATTAAGGGACTTTCGCCGATCATCGTCGCGCCGATCGTCATGGGCGTGGAAATGGTGCTGACCCTGCTCATCCCTTCCACTTCGGCAAAGGCTGCACTGAGCATTCCAGTGCTTGGACCAATCGCCGCTTCGGCAGGCGTGTCGGGTCAGTCGACGGTTCTCGCCTTTTTGCTCGGCAACGGGCTGGTCAACATGCTCGCCCCGACCTCCGGTATGCTGCTCGCTTATCTCGCGGCGGCGGGCATCCCCTATAATCAATGGTTTCGTTTTGCCTTTCCGCTGTTCCTGTTGCTGACCGGTTTGTCGGTCCTTGTGATGATGCTCGCCGTCGTCATCGGTTATTGA